GGCCTCTTCAACAGTTCAAGCATCAGTTTGAGTCTTGTCTTATACTCCCGATTCAACATCGATAGGTGATCACTCCAACGAAATGGGGAATGGGCAAGCAATTGATACAACAGCCGCTGATTCATCGGACTGGACTGACCATCTGCAATTCGTTTAACCGAGGCCATTGCCTGAATCAGCGCAGGATGTCCAGCGGCCCATCCAGTTCGAAGAGCGGGCGCTACTGTTTTGCTGAATGAACCAATGTAGAGAACATGTCCACCCTGATCGGCAGTATCCAGTGCAAAAAGTGAAGGATATTTACGATAGAATTCCACCGGCTCAAGGCCATCGAAATGGAGCTCTCCGTAAGAATCATCTTCCACAAGCAGTACACCATAGCGCGAACACAGCTCAAGGACAGCCTCCCGCCGCTCCATACTCCATAAAGCACCGGTCGGATTCGAAAAACTGGGTGCAGCAAAAAGCAGCTTCGGTCTAACCTGCTGCATGTGATGCTCCAAAAGGTCTGGCAGTATGCCGTCCCGATCACCCATTACGGGCACAATCTTGGCTCCTTGCATCTCCAATACCTCAAGACAGCCTGGAGATGTGGGATGTTCAACCAGTACAGAATCTCCTGGCTCAAGCAATAGACGCATCACCAGATCGATGGCCTGCTGGGTACCAGTGGTCAACAGAA
The nucleotide sequence above comes from Paenibacillus sp. W2I17. Encoded proteins:
- a CDS encoding PLP-dependent aminotransferase family protein, producing the protein MKYFFASRTNRLLSSPLRDIREMSGRDYFISLAEELPAEELFPFKLLEEAAVSVFSSGPSALQYGEPAGYTPLREWLNKDWNARKGIRTVPEQILLTTGTQQAIDLVMRLLLEPGDSVLVEHPTSPGCLEVLEMQGAKIVPVMGDRDGILPDLLEHHMQQVRPKLLFAAPSFSNPTGALWSMERREAVLELCSRYGVLLVEDDSYGELHFDGLEPVEFYRKYPSLFALDTADQGGHVLYIGSFSKTVAPALRTGWAAGHPALIQAMASVKRIADGQSSPMNQRLLYQLLAHSPFRWSDHLSMLNREYKTRLKLMLELLKRPGWKGCQYNTPEGGMYLWVQLPEGLDSGALLKAALPKGVSFLPGSLCSTGVQDQRYIRLNFSHPGRDELLLGMNLISEAISEFTARS